In Corallococcus caeni, the genomic stretch GCCCTGGAATGGCCCTCCACGCCCGCCCGCCTGCCCTCCTGCCAGGAGGACGCCGCCGGGGTGTCAGTCGTCGTCGCGGCCCAGCACGACGCTGGCGCCGTCGTCGTCCCGGGTGACGCGCACCTGCCAGGGGCGGCAGCAGACGGGGCAGTCCTCCACGTAGGACTCGGCGGAGGCGCCCAGCGAGTCCACGTCGACTTCCACCTCCTCACCGCAGTAGGGGCACAGCTGGGTGGCGGCGTCCGCGAAGGGCTGCATGGGGCAAGCCTCCTTGCTCTCAAGGCATGTTCCCATGCCTTCAGGCATGTTCATTGACGTGGACTGAGCGTCCGCGCCATCAGACGCTAGAATCCCCACCCCATGGCTCCCCCTTCCCGGAATCGCATCGCGGACATCCTCGTCAAGGCGCGCGTCATCGACGAGTTGCAGCTACGCAGCGCGCTCGCGTCGCTGGACCAGTGGGGCGGACGCGTGTCGCGCGTCATCGCGGACCTGGGCCTGGCCTCCGAGGAGACCATCACCCAGGCCATCTGCCAGGGCCTGGGAATGCCGCGCGTGCAGCTGGGCAACCTGACGAAGGACGCGGCCGCGCTCTCACGCGTGGACGTGGGGCTCGCCGAGCAGAAGGGCGTCTTCCCCGTGCAGCTCAAGGACAACGGGAAGACGCTGGTGCTGGCCATGTCCGACCCCACGGACCTGGCCACGTTGGATCAGGTCGCGGCGCGCAGCCGTGCCCGCGTGGTCCCCATGGTGGCGGGCGACCGTGAAATCGAGCACGCCATCCTGCGCCACTACCGCGGCCAGGAGCCGGTGGAGAAGAAGCGCTTCAAGCCGGACACCAACAAGCAGCAGGACGCGGGCGAGCTCCCGGAGGAGGAGGAGTTCAAGGTCGTGGACATGAGCGGCAAGACGGTCGTCAAACGCATCAGCGACATCGTCGACCCGAACGCCGCCCCGCCGCCCGCCGCGCCCGCCCCCGCGCCGCGTGCGGCTCCCGCGCCCGCCGCCGCGAGCGCGAACTCCAGCGCCTCGGACATCCTGGACGAAATCCTCGCGGGCGGCTCGCCCACCTCCGAGTGGACGGACGAGGACCTGGCCCGGCTGCAGACGGTGCAGCAGAACCAGGAGAAGAGCTCCAAGATCCTGCGCGCCCTGCTGGAGCTCGTCTTCGAGAAGGGCCAGGTGCAGCAGCGCGAGCTGGCCGCGCGCATGCGCCTCTGAGCCGCGCTGCCTTGCTCAGCCCACCTCGCGCAGCTCGCGCGCGGTGAGCCCCAGCAGCGTGAGGATGGTGTCCAGCCCGCCGGCGGAGATGGACGTGTCGGCGGCCTCGCGCAGCTTCGGCTTGGCGCGGAAGGCGATGCCCAGGCCCGCCTTCTCCAGCATCAGCAGGTCGTTGGCCCCGTCGCCCACGGCGATGACCTGCTCCAGGAGGATGCCCTCCTGCTTCGCCAGCGTCTCCAGCAGCTCCGCCTTGCGGCGCGCGTTGACGATGGTGCCCACGGTGCGTCCGGTGAGCTTCCCGTCCTGCACCTCCAGCGCGTTGGAGTACGCGAAGTCGATGCCCAGCCGCTTCTGGAGCGCCTCCGCCGCCACGGAGAAGCCGCCGCTGATGACCGCGGTGCGGTAGCCCAGGCGCCGGAGCACGCGGATGAGCGTCTCCGCCCCCTCGGTGAGCGGCAGGTTCGCGGCCAGGTCGTGCAGCACGCGCGCGTCCAGCCCCGCGAGCAGCGCCACGCGCTGGCGCAGGGACTCGTCGTAGTCCATCTCCCCGTGCATCGCGCGCTCGGTGATGGCGGCCACCTTGGCGTGGACGCCGTACGCCCGCGCCAGCTCGTCGATGACCTCGATGCGGATGAGCGTGGAGTCCATGTCCATCACCACCATCCGCTTGCCCCGCCGGTAGAGGCTCTCGCGCTGGAGGGCCACGTCGAACGTGGGGCTCGCCATGGACAGCGCCAGCAGCGCGCCCTTGAGCGCCGTGGGGTCCGCGTCCGCGGGCAGCGTGACGTGCAGCTCCACCGCCGCGAGCGGCGTCTCGCTCAGCCGGGTGATGCGCTCCACGCGCGCGTTGCCCGCCGCCAGCTCCCGCGTCAGCGAGTGCACGTCGCGCACGCCCAGCGCCTTGCCCGTCGCGGTGACGACGTAGCGCAGCGGCTCCGGCCCTGGCTCCGGAGACGCGGCCGGGGGCACCGCGCGCACGTCCACCGTGACGCCCAGCTCGCGGGCCAGCTCGGGGAGCGCCCGCAGGGACTCCCCCACCCGGGCACCCTCCGGCAGGCGCACCCACAGGGCCAGGGTGAGCAGGCCCTGCACCACCCCCTGCTCCACGTCGAGCAGCTCCGCGCCCGCGTCCGCGAGCAGGCCGGTGAGGCGGGCGGTGGTGTCGGGGCCGTCCCTGCCGGTGACGGTGAGGAGGACGCTGTCGGAGGGGCGCGTGTGCATGGGCGCGCCGCAGTCTGACAGGTCCACGCGGGCCCGGGCGAGCCTCGCGAGGAGGCCCGCCTGCCCGCTGGCAACCCGCTACTCCTGCGTCGGATCCGACGACACGATGAGCGAGCCGCGGTCCAGGTACTCGCGCTCCGGGAAGGCCTTGTAGAAGTCCTCCAGCATCGCGTCCACGTCCGGGTAGCGCTGCTCGCGCTTGTCCTGCGTGGCCTTGTCGAAGAGCTGATCCAACCCGCTGGGCGCCTCCGGGTTCACCTCCGAGGGCAGCGGCGAGCGGCGGCCCGGGATCTGCCCGGTGAACATCTCGTAGAGCAGGATGCCCAGGCCGTACACGTCCGCGGACGGGCCCGGCTCCTTGGCGCCCCGGTTCATCAGCTCCGGCGCCATGTACACCATGCCGCCCGTGCCCACGAACACCTGGGGCATGCCCTTGGTGGCGTCCACCTCCACCACGCGGCTCATGCCGAAGTCCGCGAGCTTCGCGTTGCCGTACGCGTCGAAGAGGACGTTCTCCGGCTTGATGTTGTGGTGGGTGAGCCCCGCGGCGTGCGCGGCCCGCAGGCCGTACGCCAGCTGCAGGAAGGTGCGCAGCGCGTGCGGCACCTCAATGCCCTTGCCGCCCGCGGCCTCCAGCCGCTCCTTCAGGCTGCCGCGCATCAGCTCCACCACGAAGTAGGGCCGCGCCGTGTCCACGTTCTGGTCGAGGATCTGCACCACGCCCGGGTGGCGCACCTGCGCCTGCGCGCACAGCTCCTTCTTCAGGCGCTTGAGGACCTCCCCGCGCTGCAGGAAGGAGAAGTAGCCGAAGATGTCCTTCAGCTCCTTGATGCAGATGTCCAGGCCCAGGGCGTTGTAGCGGCCCTTGAAGACCGTGCCCAGCGGCCCCGTGCCAATGGGGTCGAACTTCTGGTAGCGCAGGTCCAGGTCGCTGGCGCCCTTCGCGGCGGCCGCGGCGGCGGCATTGGGGACCGGGGCTGCGGGAGCGGGCGTCGTGGAGGGAGGGGGCATCGGAGCGGGCGCGGCGGAGAGCGGAGGGGTGATGATGAGCGGCTGGGACGCGCTGGGGATGGGCGCGGTCACCACGAGGGGCTGGGCAACCGGAGCGGGCGTCGGCGGCAGCCCGATGAAGGTCTCCCGGCGTCCTTCCGCCGGGCCGTCCTGGCGGGACGCCGGCTGCGGCTGCGGCGTCGCGATGGGCGGGGGCGCCGCGGGCTGCATCTGCGTCGCGGCCTGCGACAGGTCCAGGGCCGGCATCGCCACGCGGTGCGTGCGCGACGGCGGCATGGGCGGCGGCCCTCCCTGGGACTGGGCGGAGGATGCGTCCACCTCCGCCTCGTCCAGCAGCAGCTCCGGCGGCGGCGGCGGGACACTCATCGGTTCGTCCTCGTCCAGC encodes the following:
- a CDS encoding CPXCG motif-containing cysteine-rich protein, with the protein product MQPFADAATQLCPYCGEEVEVDVDSLGASAESYVEDCPVCCRPWQVRVTRDDDGASVVLGRDDD
- the serB gene encoding phosphoserine phosphatase SerB is translated as MHTRPSDSVLLTVTGRDGPDTTARLTGLLADAGAELLDVEQGVVQGLLTLALWVRLPEGARVGESLRALPELARELGVTVDVRAVPPAASPEPGPEPLRYVVTATGKALGVRDVHSLTRELAAGNARVERITRLSETPLAAVELHVTLPADADPTALKGALLALSMASPTFDVALQRESLYRRGKRMVVMDMDSTLIRIEVIDELARAYGVHAKVAAITERAMHGEMDYDESLRQRVALLAGLDARVLHDLAANLPLTEGAETLIRVLRRLGYRTAVISGGFSVAAEALQKRLGIDFAYSNALEVQDGKLTGRTVGTIVNARRKAELLETLAKQEGILLEQVIAVGDGANDLLMLEKAGLGIAFRAKPKLREAADTSISAGGLDTILTLLGLTARELREVG
- a CDS encoding serine/threonine-protein kinase; the encoded protein is MTKPAIHRDTVSGEALLILQNLRENGRLGRSNKLADVKAALEPSVSLEFDSYFFFLRKFHYIAMDREAQLKLTETGERVVEGDLQDRFASEVDDFFADQLLPAEDATHIGRPLDEDEPMSVPPPPPELLLDEAEVDASSAQSQGGPPPMPPSRTHRVAMPALDLSQAATQMQPAAPPPIATPQPQPASRQDGPAEGRRETFIGLPPTPAPVAQPLVVTAPIPSASQPLIITPPLSAAPAPMPPPSTTPAPAAPVPNAAAAAAAKGASDLDLRYQKFDPIGTGPLGTVFKGRYNALGLDICIKELKDIFGYFSFLQRGEVLKRLKKELCAQAQVRHPGVVQILDQNVDTARPYFVVELMRGSLKERLEAAGGKGIEVPHALRTFLQLAYGLRAAHAAGLTHHNIKPENVLFDAYGNAKLADFGMSRVVEVDATKGMPQVFVGTGGMVYMAPELMNRGAKEPGPSADVYGLGILLYEMFTGQIPGRRSPLPSEVNPEAPSGLDQLFDKATQDKREQRYPDVDAMLEDFYKAFPEREYLDRGSLIVSSDPTQE